In Lycium ferocissimum isolate CSIRO_LF1 chromosome 11, AGI_CSIRO_Lferr_CH_V1, whole genome shotgun sequence, a single genomic region encodes these proteins:
- the LOC132038026 gene encoding uncharacterized protein LOC132038026 gives MTDFAKYLKDLLTKKKKVQYETVSLIHTMSSNISTTTVQKKGNPGAFTIPCSVGYHDFTRALCDNRTSINLMPLSIYKQSGLGMSRPATMRLQMADRSIKKPVGMVDDVLVWVGKFMLPVHSVILGCAVDRDILIILGRPFFAIGKALMDSKKNEIKF, from the coding sequence ATGACCGATTTTGCTAAATACTTGAAAGACCTATTGACCAAGAAGAAGAAGGTGCAATATGAAACTGTGAGTTTGATTCACACTATGAGTTCCAATATTTCAACAACTACTGTCCAGAAAAAGGGAAATCCTGGGGCgttcaccattccttgttctGTTGGGTACCATGATTTTACTCGTGCTTTGTGTGATAATAGGACGAGTATAAATTTGATGCCACTTTCTATCTACAAGCAATCGGGTTTGGGGATGTCAAGGCCGGCTACTATGAGATTACAGATGGCTGATAGATCTATTAAGAAGCCGGTTGGCATGGTTGATGATGTTCTTGTGTGGGTTGGTAAATTTATGTTGCCCGTTCATTCTGTGATTCTTGGCTGTGCTGTTGATCGGGACATTCTTATTATTTTGGGGAGACCCTTCTTTGCTATAGGAAAAGCTCTGATGGAttcaaaaaagaatgaaataaaattctGA